One Desulfuromonas acetoxidans DSM 684 DNA segment encodes these proteins:
- a CDS encoding MarR family winged helix-turn-helix transcriptional regulator produces MNDSKSCPDAEGFVPRIVEAQRMDAHDTPDVPKSSYDLRILQSLRRVIRAVDLHSRKLAMQYNITGPQLACLTAMAEQGAMTASTLARSVYLSPSTIVGILDRLEHKGLAERKRSERDRRVVQVSLTEAGLALVGKNPSSLQENLATALQELPELEQVSITMALERIVELMEAGSIDASPVLETGALEHYDADKKD; encoded by the coding sequence ATGAATGATTCTAAGTCCTGTCCTGATGCTGAGGGATTTGTTCCTCGCATCGTCGAAGCGCAACGTATGGATGCGCATGATACCCCTGATGTTCCCAAGAGCAGTTACGATTTGAGAATCCTTCAGTCGTTGCGCCGGGTCATTCGGGCGGTAGATCTCCATTCCCGCAAGCTGGCCATGCAATACAACATTACCGGGCCGCAATTGGCTTGTTTGACGGCCATGGCTGAGCAGGGGGCGATGACGGCGTCAACACTGGCGCGCAGCGTGTACCTGAGTCCGAGTACCATTGTCGGCATTCTTGACCGTTTGGAGCACAAGGGGTTGGCAGAGCGTAAACGCAGTGAGCGGGACCGCCGCGTAGTGCAGGTGTCGCTGACCGAGGCGGGACTGGCGCTGGTTGGGAAAAATCCGTCGTCGTTGCAGGAAAATCTGGCAACCGCCCTTCAGGAACTGCCGGAGCTGGAACAGGTGTCGATCACCATGGCTCTGGAGCGGATTGTTGAACTGATGGAGGCCGGCAGTATTGATGCCTCTCCGGTTCTGGAAACCGGTGCTCTGGAGCATTACGACGCCGACAAAAAAGACTAA